Genomic DNA from Danio rerio strain Tuebingen ecotype United States chromosome 5, GRCz12tu, whole genome shotgun sequence:
ttccccagccttgtgccacgagacaatcctgtctctgaggtctacagacaattcctttgtcttcatgcttggtttgtgctttgacatgcactgtcaacccatagacaggtgtatgcttttttttaaatcacatccAATCAACTgagtttaccacaggtgaactccaattaagctgctgaaacatctcatgAATGATCAGAGgaagaatgtacctgagcttaatttagagcttcacagcaaaggctgggaatacttatgtacatatgattttttaggttttgtatttttaataaatttgcaacaatgtcaaaaaatctttttttccacattgtcattatgtggtattgtgtgtataattttgaggaaataaatgaattaaatccattttggattaaggctgtaacaaaaaatgtgggggaaaagtgaagagctatgaatactttccggatgcactgtatattataGTTGGGGTTAGGTTTAGGTGTAGGGAATAAGTGTGTATTACGTTTTCTCACAGGACTGATGTTCCATTTACAGCTAATCAAGCATCACATCCACCACATACAGTTCACAGAACAGTCTTGAATTGTTTATCACACATTACATAATTCTGAATAACTGAATGACAGTTTTGTAAAAATGTCAGACAGAAACATAGTTTTCCATGTTAACATTTTATGTAATTGTAGATAAGTAATGATCTAATGACCCAATTGTTGTGTCTTTCTGCAGGAGAGGGCTTAAAAGTTTTGGCCGAAATTCACAATGGCTCTTCCCGAATAATCAAGCCAAAGTACTGCCTGTATGAAAAATACAGTTTCTTTGCCAAAGGAAGGAGAAAAATTCACACACATGACCTTCTTAAAGAGGTGGGGGAATCTGTTGAGCCAAACTCAAAGAAAACCATCACCACGGTGCTGACCATTCCTCCCAGCCTTACAGCCTCAATCCTAAACTGTAGGATCCTCAAGGTTGAGTACAGACTGAGGGTGAGTTACAGCTTTctgtcaaaaataaaaactcactaaatcaaatagttaagTGTTTCAGTAAGCTGACCGGGGTGTCACTAGCCAATCTAGAGGCTTTGTACACTAGGCAGCTAAAGAAAATCACAAATTCAAGTTTTAGTGACACTGCTCATCCCCTTCACTCAGAGTTTCAGCTCCTTCCTTCCGGTCGCAGGTTTCTAGTATTAAGCTGCAGAACGAAACGATACAAAAATAGTTTCATACCAGCagccattagacatttaaataaggcATAGACTAAAGCAGAGATGTTTTGGTGACTTGTatattttagatcattttaaacatttacttgggtgagggggggggggggggtggacaCTTAaagtaactatttatttattctttatgtttaCGTTTTATGTCTTAATGtgcatttgttgttgttactgtgtGAGTTCTTTTGTGTGGCACTGTTGTGagatgaggactcttgactgcaaaccaaatctaccttcaggtataaaaaaaagtaacttGCCTACCTACCCATCTAAAGCAAAAGGTGCATtcaaatacatgcatgcatgcatacatgcataaatacatgcatggtggctcagtggttagcactgtcaccttacagcaaaaaggtatcttgttcatttgtgtttacatgggtttcctctgggtgctgttgctcctatagtccaaagacatgtggtataggtgaattttgtaaacaaaattggctgtagtgtatgtgtgtgtgcgtgaataagAGAgtttataggtgtttcccagcactgaagTTAGTATACCTTTagttctgcataaaacatatgccagagatGCCAAAGCAACACAGTAAAatcttcagagtaaaatttactcagttcagagaacatttggtccctctctaaattgagcaaaatttactcagcagcagagttaaagttaatgaaaCAATGATGGGGTtatttaagtgatgattgagcactgatgatgaacacctgctgttaataagcagaaacggagaagagaaacacaaaactacatctaCCTTCAGTCACAGCCGTagattaaataaactgaaataaaacacattaaatctCTCAAAGTCTCAGCAAAGGATCATTAAgtaactccacaaacagcagctttacttattaatAACCTGTTTGGCCTTATTTCTGCCACACTCTATAAAATTACATATAGTGATAATATAaagaattaactttttttttttacaacattaaaaaaaaaaaaaaaacactttttgtgttTAAGCTGTCACCATTGAGGAGAACAGTAGCTGCTTTACTTGGACTCTGACTCGATTTCTGCTGTTAGTTTTTCTTTGTTTGCCAAATAGTGTATTGTGGCAAATATTGTATAAAGAgagcaggggcctgtttcagtaaggaggttcaaacaactcagagtttaaacttgaactctgagttgatttactgagagattaaaaactcagagttttcggtttcagaacagctgatctgagttgggtcaatcaacttcgagtagaccaactcagagttaagcgcgcacaccgtgactttaaaaaggcattatcaatggagcgcagacattacgagtgactatggcaacatcttataaaagagatcacaatttctttctccagctgaacttgatgttctcatgcaaagttatagcaaatatgagtgtgtatatatttgaaaagaaacaaccatcagtgaagaagagacagttagcgtgggaaaacagctgctcaagttaatgcctaatttcactttttaagtatttaaatatttaagtataataaaataagtaatgtaatttgtgacgtttatatatttttttctaaacttttttatacatttattagttttaaatgatttaacagtgcacttgtgtgtctgccttttttattgatcaagtgatagaggttaatataacatttagaaggtaagcagtactaaaaataatttttagaaagaataataatcccattaatctagttacatgcatgtcgaaggtgaatttaatttaattatttattaaaaaaaggataAGCTTttctcgtacagttcttctgtgtgtgactaaaatgtaggcaatagctatgtttccatccaaatatattacataaatttatgtgcaaaactggaatattgcataaaagatgcgaataaaattccatccaacgagtcaaagagaaaaaaatcttcacttcctgattaaactggcaccaaatatcaacagtaaaaacagaatttactgtggtagaagaagctgcgtcaatatattctttatttagcctaattaatgtacttgcgcctcgatgtcagaagacaatgctgaaacacaatgaacacgtgggggccaTGAGACACGGAAAcgcttgacacgcaccagacgttcggaggtaattaataatatacactaatactgaaacagttaaggcattttagaatgactaaaacaatatttaagacattttacagtgtgctcagcttgctggtttgtccatttacacacattttcattatcatatgatcatgatcttttttttaatgtacgtactgtaatttgtttagtaaaagtgtttccatcgtagtttatgcgcacatattctatcgaataaaagtttatcctactcagttatgcacgttttttatgcatattttaaaaagttatgtgcatcatgacgtttctatcaatcgtttttatgcacgtatccaaaatgagcattaaaataggtgggtggaaacgtaaggctaaggcgagaaatgccgcttcatctttaaaaaaggggaggagacagacagaaactctgagtttagagaataaaacctgcttctgaccaggttagattcacagagtaagttaccacagtaactgactctgagttaaagttacctttctttcagaaacaggcttgacttaccctgctttctcgagtttaacaaacctgccattttgaaaaccgagagtttctctcatttcagggttaaaatactctgagttttcagttaacctcttttctgaaacaggccccaggtgttCTCTGGATAATTGACTCTGTGATGGGTTAGTCATTGGtcaaatcagtaaaattggttttgACTTATTAAGTTTGAATAATGTATCACAAAAGGAGCACTGTATTAAGAAAATGGAGCTCACCAATACCTTTATCAGATCACATTGAACATCTCAAAGACTCAAAGCCCACAGACATAAAGAATCAGCGTTTGCTTCTCAACTATGGTGAGTTTTATTTTCctacagtgcatgctgggaactatGGATGAATGTCGTATTATTGTCTTAACATGCACAGCAGCCAAAAAAAATCTCTAACCACTGTTGAGATAGATacactgattattgatgtctgtgtctCTAAAGTGATTTAGATGctcaatgtattttaatataataccACAGTTGAGATCCATTCTCTTGAATAACACTGAACTTTGTTTCTTATATGATAATCCATCATTTAATCATAATTTCTTGTACAGTTACTGTTATCAAGAGTAAGAATTCACACAGGATCAATCTACTTGATCACATGTGCACTTTTTATACTTGTTATTGCAAGTAAAGAAAATTAACATTAGAAATTGAGTCCAAGTAAATCaaccacttttctccatgatggtgacatcaggcgaaaaaaaaaaaaaacttttttttttttttttgtaaaatgtaaataactaaaacggttaattctcaataaatctcatatggacttttgtgaacatctgactgaaataaagtcaatcaggtaaCCAATGAGcgaagctgctgctgcttctcttctgtttctgcttattaacagcaggtgtcatcatcagtgctcaatcatcatgtaattaaccccatcattgtctcattaactttaactctgctgctgagtaaattttgctcaatttagagagggaccaaatgttatctgaactgagtaaattttactctgaagatTTTACTGTGAAGACAAGGTAAGTTTGTTTAAATAGCAcaattcatacacaatggtaattcaaagtgcttcataaaaacagtaataaaagaaagaacaaagaataaaatgattaaaaacagataataacagattaaaatgtattaaaacaataCTAGAGTAATTGgtgtagttcattctgctgtggcgaccctgataaatcaacaacaaagccgAAAGTGAGTGAGTGACATTATGCAATGCCTCAGACCAATCAAAAGTGGTTTATGCCAGTTTTGAGTAGGTGCTGATGCCACTGTCATAAGTGGCATCAAAGTATCATTAAATCCTTGACTCCAGAGATATTTCACCATGTCATTGATCACGTGTGttttaggtttattttacttcatctctttttgtttgtttattgcttatttgttgtttattttgtacattttcacaCAGATGTATTCAGCTGCATGACTTATTTGCATCTACAGTATCTGTcatatgacattttttaaatattgaataacTTAAATACCAGTCTATTTATTATACAATGTGATCATCATCGTTCGTTGACGTGGTCTGTCATGACTGCAGCAAAGAGCACCCAAACTGTCTGACTTGTAGGCTCTGTTTTCATCTCCATTACCCAAGTGTACTCGGCTCGTCTCATTGCCGTCTGCAGCCATGGTTCAAATCAAACACACTTAATGACACCTAAAGTGATGTGGACTGTGTGATCAAAGCTGGATCTTGATGTGTTTACAGTCCTTTAAAACAAGGCTCAAACAGAGATGACTTTATGTCTGTGCAGTCTCAATCAAATAATTGGTTTGTCATTTGTGTCTAGGTTTACCTGGATGTGAAATATGCATCAGATCCAGAGATCAAACTCCCAATAGTGGTTCTTCCTCTTCAGCCTGTATCAGGTGCAAATGGCTCTACAAAAAGTGACTTTGGAATTTGGAATCAGCCACAGCCAGGCAGTGCAGGCCCCAACCCGCCTCCTACAGCTCCATCAGCCCAATCACAAAATATCGCTGGACCACCTGGTCAGCTTGGTGCTCCTGATTACCCTGGACCTCCCGTTGGTCAGTTTTCACCTCCAAGTTACCCTGGACCTCCCCTGGATCAATTTGGGGCTCTTGCTTTTCCTGGACCTCCAGGTCAGTCCGCTCCCTCTTATTACAGTGGAGCTCCGGGCCAGTTTGGTCCTTCAGTTACACATCAGTCAAGCACATCAGCTCCACCTCCATATCAGGAGTTTAAGCTTTATCCACAGCTGCCAGATCAGCCAGAAAAATCTTGACAAAATCATTTTAGAATCACCTCATAGGCTCCTtttattgttgtgttgtttaataaagttttagtCGCACTGTAGTTTGGGGGACCATTTCTCCCTTTTAATGAACCAGTAACTATGACTGGCGTATTTGCTGAACGTCTGATTTGATGCTTATTTATAATTTGGTTGGTAATAAATTTAGGCACAGGGTAGAATTACAGGATCTCAAATGTGGTCATGCAGAATAATAAGGCATCAATAAAGTGCTAACAAACAGCCAATGTGCTAGTAATATGCATTGGTCCCTGAATGAATACAAGCCTTACTGCATCATATCAACAATGATCTATATTATTTTTTGCAAGTTACTAATTGAcgcttaatgaataaataaatcaggcaatacgaatgttatcactcgattgaatgggcgtttTCAGTGGTTATCAGTTGATCGATATGGGCCAGTAGAAGCCAtctgcgcctactagtaggctTAGAAGGCTATTACTATCCATCCActtggttaatcagctatagatcacattcAGCTGTGACCGGAAGTTAACGATtgaattaaatttcccattaattgtattttgttaacatctacccctacacaaccccaactatcacagtaatgtaaaaactggaGTCTCCAGGAGATCTGGAATCTTCTTTATTAGTGTAGCTgtttaaccatgtggatggatgataaaagcCTTCTGACCCTACCAGTTGGCGCAGAatgcccctactggcccatatctatcagctgataaccactgacagTGTCCATTTGTTTTGAAGTGAATTCAGTACTGTTCCTCAGTAGTGTTCTTTGCTGTATATATTTAAAGGGAAAATTATGTGTACCCTGTGTACCCaaattgttataaaatgtaagtgttcttaaagggatagtacaccccaaaatgaaaatgttattatatACTCACCCTTCTctttttccaaacctgttgaacacaaaatatatatttaatatagctgtaaccattgactttcaataGTGttagtttttcctacaatgggAATCACGATACAGTTTTCCGGCTTGCTTGAAAatgtcatcttttgtgttcaacagaagaaagaaaaatttAAAACCCCTTGTCGTGAGTAAAtagtaaattttcagttttggttgaacaatccctttaacagGCAGACAAGCTTTTTATTGAATACTGTGACTCTATACTGCATGTTGACCAagtaatgtatttatgtattcatgTATAAGTAAAATGAAATTGATTTTACTCACAAATGTTATAGGATCAGTCTTGTGAAAAAGGACAATTGAGGATTGTGTAGCTTATCATTGGATAAGTTCACACAGGTGTTGGCTACTCTTTAAAGCTACATATTACGATGTAACCTTAGGCCTTTTAGCAGTTAAAAAACAAACCAACGTAAAGTCTTGAAGAGGACCATTGCTTTAGTTGTGCTTGCCCTCTGTTCCTCAGCGTAAATGAATGTGTTTTGTGAAACCAGTAAAAACTATATAAACATTTCTTCCATTTTGTATGCCCTtataaacataatataacataaacatATTGAAAATACTATAATCCTTTTCAAATAAATATCAAATTTTAACCGATATAATCATTATCTAACTTTCAACTTCTGCTACTCTCACACTATACAGTGCGCACTCACCAGAATAGTTGGGGCTAGCTTTTCCAGTTTACAGATGATGTGACATGCGAAGGCTAATGACGCCTTCTGTTTTTCACAAGTCtgccattttattttacaatatgaaTCATTAAGCTTGTTTGAGATGTGAAAATCTATACAGAACTGTTGAACAGTGTTCTCTGCAAGTTCATGCTCATTGAGTCTGTGTGGTCTGCCTTGCTTGTTGCATGCTGGTATATGTGCTACATGTATATGAAATATGTTGATGCGTTTAACCTTTTCCTCAGTAAAACTGTAAAGAAGACTTTTAGTTGACACTGTGGTTCTTGTCGATTCAGAAAATGCAGTTCAGCAAAATTAATACATGGCACTCGATTATTCATTGTACTCctgaaaatatttttgtgtaagAAACTGGAcatattttatgaattatttaatttgttaatttacaaCTTTTATAACAGGTTACAGCATTCATTGTTAGCACAATGAACAATACAACACACATTCTTTCTCTGTGTAAATAAACAGCATAAGCTAACGTGTACAGTTGTGTCTGCATATACGGCATTATGCAATAAGACATTCTTGCTCCAGACAGATGTGAAAGCATTCAGGACTATTTCATGGATAAataaatgctcagtttttcaTTCACTTTGTTCCTTCTGGCAATTTACATCGTTTCACTTTAGAAGACAtcaatgtatcatcaggagccacaggtataattttttttctctttatatatatatatatatatatatatatatatatatatatatatatatatatatatatatatatatatatatatatttattcattcattcattcattcattttttttttcagcttagtccctttattaatctggggtccccacagtggaatgaaccgcaaatttatccagcatatgttttatgcagcagatgcccttccagctgctacccatcacagggaaacagccatacactcccattcacacacatacgctatggacaattttagcgtacgcaattcacctatagtgcatgtttttggactgtgggggaaaccggagcacctggaggaaatccactaGATATGGATTATTATACACACAGAAAGATCTACAGACTTTAGTTTTCAGTTTgtctattatattaataattaaacatgcTAGTATGAAAATTAAATTAGACAGGGAGGGGAAAACAAACATTTAAGAGCTGAGTTTGGGAAATGGTGTCTCAAAGCACCCAAAGTGGTTCCTGAGCATTCTTAATAAGAGGGTTCCCCCTCTTATTGAACCATTAAACTCCCTCAGAGTCCTCTGAAAATACGCCTTAAGGTTTACCTTAAGGAACCTTTAATTTTTTACAGAGctcattaaattttaaatataattgaaaataaaattgattaactTTACAACATTTAAATTCAATCTATTTTATAAGCAAAAAGCACATTAATCCCATAATATCACACAATATCCTCTGATCTTGTAGGTGGTGGATGTCAGAGGCAAGTGGGaaacacaaacactacacacaacaCTGATAAAACAACCTTGAAACAAACAAAAGTGGCAAATTGATTGCACATTCATTGGCTCTAAATGTATTAGAAGTTCATTTAATGTAGCATTTTTAAACTGCATATTATCAATAGCAGGCAGTTAAgtgcacaataaaaaaaactgaagcatAACATTGATTTATAGGGATGCattgaaatgctaatttttggcTAATTCACAATCAAGCAGAAGACTGAAGACAATACCAAATACACTTATTCtgcttttgttattattttttatttttagaaaagtcATGGCACGCTATGCCCCGTAATACCATACAATTTGGCCCTTCTTTTACGAAAGCTGCGGAAGTACGTGCTGATAttttatccagaaaaaaaaatgatatggACATTTTCtgaagaatataaataaatatgtctgtTTATTAGTTGAGTGCATAGTGTTGTTTCAacaatgtgtgtttatataatgtaaaaaatagatatttgtTTAGTGTACACTACAACCCCGCCAAAATGATCCAACAGACACAAAGCAGTATTTCCTGTCATCTGTTCCAACATATTTACTTGGAATAAGGTAATTTTTCCTTTAATAGGTACACATCCTGACAAAGTAtcaacaacaaacaataacttggcttttagttgatgatttggtatcagaagtggtttaaataaaaggtaaaggcctctagattacgcttattttaccaaataaaacatgatcatgccttgatttataattatttaattaggacagtaaggtctgaccttGCTTAGactaaaagtcttgtcacttaacagaaataatatagaatataaagtcatgatgcagtggaaaaagaattactatagtgtatgactcccatgagcttggacaactgcatccatacatctgtgcaatgactcagataacttattaataaagtcacatgtaatggcaaagaaagcgttcttgcaggactcccaaagctcatcaagattatttagattcatctttaatgcctcctccatcttaccccagacatgctcaataatgttcatgtctgatgactgggctggccaatcctggagcaccttgaccttctttgctttcatgaactttgatgtggaggctgaagtataaaggagcgctatcctggtgaagaatttgccctctactgtggtttgtaatgtaatgggcagcacagatgtcttgatacctcaggctgttgatgttgccattcactctgcagatctctagcacacccccatactgaatgtaaccccaaaccatgatttttctatgaccaaacttgactgattttgtatgaatcttgggtccatgcgggttccagttggtcttctgttttatttgttatgattgtgatgcagttcaactaatgattcatctgaaaaatacaccttctgctacttttccaattgatcaactagaagtcaagttattatttgttgctcttacaagtgggatcaatgacaagtcttttgtcaggtagtgtatacagtACATTCCTCCATGGGGATGTTGTTTTTCTCAATCAATGGATTTTTAAACTGAGTCAAGCATTACTCAGACCTGCAGCTACTCTCCACGGTGGATGTTGATTGTTTTTAAGCCTCCAGTGCCTAGACTGTAGACATTTGGCCAAAGGAAAAATGGTTGTGCACAGCTGAGCTTGGTTTATGTCAAGAATATATTTCCTTTCACTtccgtcaattggtgaagtttgtgcCGCACTACTGtaaccactggcttgcttggcttTGGACTAGTTGAGCTTTCTATTCTGTATTTCTATGCCCTCGACTATGCCAAACATTCAAGATCACTTTTTCAGATCACTTTTGTTATCTAGACGGTTTCGTTTCATGCATGCTCTGGTGCCTGCTGCTCTTGAACCTTCCACCGCCGCCAAAACAGTCAGTGAGCTTGTAACTTTTCAATTGTTTTATACATTGCagtcacattaaaaaaaagttaccaCTAGGATATTAGTGAAATACTGATGCTAGCAAATATTTATTCTATgcgtttatattttatttcccaaatggaAACGTACTGGTTCACTGAACAATGCACTCAAAAACAAATCTATTAAATCCCCAAACTCTTTTAAACTTCTcccaaacacaagaaaaaaaacatataatgtcTTAGCTGTTTGATGATGGTCCTTTCTTCTGAACAAAGAAAAACATTGAATGCGTTGAAAGTCACTGATCCACTTCTTCAAACTCACAGGTAATGTTTGAATGAAACTGCATGATGGCCTCCAAGAAAAATCGTCCAAGATTAATCAGACATCATACCCTTACAACATTATGGAAGTGCTTAGATTGAGCTTACAACTCTACGTTTCTCAACTAATACTTCAAAAAATTACTAAAAGTTTGAAGTAGCCTCAAAAAACCATGTGTTCATAAAAAAAACTGACCACTTTCCTCTTCTTCTCATCCTTTTATACCCTCTATGTATCTCACCAGCGCCCTCTAGTGCCCTGTAGTTTACATTTGAAAAGTCGTTTCCTTTCATTATTCcatagataaacaaacaaacaaacaaataaataaataaataaataaataaataaataaataaataaataaataaaacaagtgacAGACATTTCATTCTGCTACAAGATTAAACTTTCAAACCACTGGACCAGCTGGAAGTCTGCACTGCTGATCCATTCTTGCAGCCTGTGCATGCCTGGCTGCTATACATTTTAAGCACTAGATAATTGGATTCAAAATCATTAAATCATTCTGGAAGTCGACAAGGACACACAAATGCAGCCTGATTGTTAAAGTAAAAGgaattaatactactactactactactac
This window encodes:
- the si:ch211-130m23.2 gene encoding uncharacterized protein LOC794173 yields the protein MSLTVKNISVIYNPINQNNTFTSGDYISGQVILDVVKDTQMQSLSVKIKGKANVCWSEHYGKTTVCYSDKEKFYSVERFFVRTDTKQGTDHEMLKDPSGQPYSSVVAPGRHLYPFTFQLPLQHFPSSLKGSVGKVLYTLETKLCRSLRVSSKAKAEFNYVPSADISNPELMAPQYGTIDKQMKFFNSGNVSMNISTEKMAYYLGEGLKVLAEIHNGSSRIIKPKYCLYEKYSFFAKGRRKIHTHDLLKEVGESVEPNSKKTITTVLTIPPSLTASILNCRILKVEYRLRVYLDVKYASDPEIKLPIVVLPLQPVSGANGSTKSDFGIWNQPQPGSAGPNPPPTAPSAQSQNIAGPPGQLGAPDYPGPPVGQFSPPSYPGPPLDQFGALAFPGPPGQSAPSYYSGAPGQFGPSVTHQSSTSAPPPYQEFKLYPQLPDQPEKS